One genomic window of Halorubrum hochsteinianum includes the following:
- a CDS encoding IS5 family transposase translates to MSKLLFRFVKQAASLAQKRCAASPTAVSDPTGNGFPGWKHVTLHFLRVHMDATYREIVDWASEMDRVRGLLQLTRTAFPAPSTLYRSFERVPMSVWRGFLRESANICDPGSHGAIDATFFDRETASRHYQHRSDRHIRTLKTTALVDTDSCAILDIHCSAHWPHDTQTGRRVALRNTEKIESLAGDKGYDDQSLRDALRSEGVRPLLRHRLFAAYDHAHNARLDSELYGQRWMAETAFSAIKRRFGPAVHPRAWYREFRELMLTATVYNLEQALKQ, encoded by the coding sequence GTGTCCAAGCTACTCTTCCGCTTCGTTAAGCAAGCCGCGTCGCTGGCTCAAAAGCGCTGTGCCGCCAGTCCAACGGCGGTGAGTGATCCGACTGGCAACGGATTTCCCGGTTGGAAGCATGTCACGCTCCACTTTTTGCGGGTTCACATGGATGCGACGTACCGCGAGATCGTTGATTGGGCGAGCGAGATGGATCGTGTTCGCGGTCTGTTACAGCTCACTCGAACGGCATTTCCCGCACCCTCAACGCTGTACCGGTCGTTTGAGAGGGTGCCCATGTCGGTGTGGCGCGGCTTCCTTCGGGAGTCCGCGAATATCTGCGATCCGGGCTCGCACGGTGCCATCGATGCAACGTTCTTCGACCGCGAAACGGCATCGAGACACTACCAACACCGCTCGGATCGCCACATACGCACGCTCAAAACGACGGCACTCGTCGATACCGACTCGTGTGCCATCCTCGATATTCACTGCTCGGCACACTGGCCTCACGACACGCAAACTGGCCGTCGAGTTGCCCTTCGTAACACCGAGAAAATCGAGAGTCTCGCCGGCGACAAAGGCTATGACGATCAATCGCTCCGGGACGCCCTCCGTTCAGAGGGCGTCCGGCCCTTGCTGCGCCACCGGCTGTTCGCTGCGTACGATCACGCACACAACGCACGGTTGGACAGCGAATTATACGGTCAGCGGTGGATGGCCGAGACTGCCTTTTCGGCCATCAAGCGTCGGTTCGGCCCCGCTGTCCACCCTCGCGCTTGGTACCGCGAGTTCCGCGAACTCATGTTGACCGCCACAGTCTACAACCTCGAACAGGCTCTCAAGCAGTGA
- a CDS encoding DsrE family protein has protein sequence MKTVFHVSDGDDEVLDAAIRYAGGIFSDESVEIEAVAVVANASGIDLVRADSAYAEDITELSKGDVQFIACEKSMQAAGLTVGDIHDAAETAPTSVGVLTELQDEGYRYIKVP, from the coding sequence ATGAAGACAGTCTTTCACGTTTCGGATGGCGACGACGAGGTTTTGGATGCTGCGATCAGATATGCCGGCGGTATCTTCAGCGACGAATCGGTGGAAATCGAGGCCGTCGCAGTCGTCGCCAACGCATCTGGTATCGACCTCGTTCGAGCGGACTCAGCGTACGCCGAGGATATCACCGAATTGTCTAAAGGCGATGTTCAGTTCATCGCATGCGAAAAATCGATGCAGGCTGCTGGATTGACAGTCGGCGATATTCATGACGCGGCTGAGACAGCCCCGACATCGGTCGGCGTGCTGACCGAGTTGCAAGACGAGGGCTACCGCTACATCAAGGTCCCGTGA
- a CDS encoding CoA-binding protein — protein sequence MPIEDPDGLRRILGYNRVAVVGASTSYEKAAHIVPAYLKRHGYELRPVNPTAAEIFGIQAYDSLTDVREPIDIVEVFRPSDEVPGIVEAALTRDDVKAIWMQPGIRNDDAARKAEANGVEVVQDRCMKVEHGQLIRHPMD from the coding sequence ATGCCCATCGAAGACCCCGACGGACTTCGTCGGATTCTCGGATACAACCGCGTTGCCGTAGTCGGGGCGTCGACATCGTACGAAAAAGCAGCACACATCGTGCCAGCGTATCTCAAACGTCATGGGTACGAACTCCGACCCGTCAACCCAACCGCCGCTGAAATATTTGGCATCCAAGCGTATGATTCGCTGACCGACGTCAGGGAACCAATTGATATCGTCGAGGTCTTTCGGCCGAGCGATGAGGTTCCGGGAATCGTAGAGGCTGCACTCACTCGTGACGACGTGAAGGCGATCTGGATGCAACCCGGGATTCGGAACGACGACGCGGCCCGAAAAGCCGAAGCGAACGGAGTTGAAGTCGTCCAAGACCGGTGTATGAAAGTCGAACACGGACAGTTGATTCGTCACCCTATGGACTGA
- a CDS encoding recombinase family protein: MRTDPEVACYVRSSTEKQTVEHQYDDIDEWADQRDLDPAEIDRYVDLAQSGGDPGREQFEELIDAMRAGRYDYVVIWEISRLARLGSTHQEFFEVAEASDTIIAITDGWVDEVRPDGTGKLIADISAAVAEDQRRRLIKRVHAGIQRARNEGKWLGEVPVGFQRNDQGYLQPLLNPEPSEDGYLDIRASLEEIENGVSYRQAAKPLNTTRQTLSRIDQDEERKQWYLDATAEDERVTEALEELG; encoded by the coding sequence ATGCGAACTGACCCGGAAGTCGCGTGCTACGTGCGAAGTAGCACGGAGAAGCAGACTGTCGAACACCAGTACGACGACATCGACGAATGGGCTGACCAGCGGGACCTCGATCCAGCAGAGATCGACCGGTACGTAGACCTCGCTCAGTCGGGGGGTGACCCAGGGCGCGAACAGTTCGAAGAGCTGATCGACGCAATGCGCGCCGGTCGCTACGACTACGTCGTCATCTGGGAGATTTCGAGATTAGCCCGCTTGGGTTCGACGCACCAGGAGTTCTTCGAGGTCGCGGAAGCATCAGACACGATCATCGCCATCACTGATGGCTGGGTCGATGAGGTGCGTCCAGATGGAACAGGGAAACTCATTGCAGACATTTCCGCAGCCGTTGCTGAAGATCAGCGACGTCGGCTGATAAAGCGTGTCCACGCCGGTATACAACGAGCACGGAACGAGGGTAAGTGGTTAGGGGAAGTGCCCGTTGGTTTCCAGCGCAACGACCAGGGATACCTCCAGCCACTACTCAATCCGGAGCCGAGTGAAGACGGGTATCTCGACATCCGTGCGTCACTCGAAGAGATCGAGAACGGGGTGTCCTATCGACAAGCTGCAAAGCCGTTGAATACAACCCGACAGACCCTTTCACGAATCGACCAAGACGAAGAACGGAAGCAGTGGTATCTGGATGCCACGGCGGAAGACGAGCGAGTGACGGAAGCGTTGGAAGAACTTGGATGA
- a CDS encoding nucleotidyl transferase AbiEii/AbiGii toxin family protein translates to MISEAQLRRLARDLDVRLGYAEKNYVNSWILWAIYTSQYGDNLLFKGGTALSKLYFPETWRYSEDLDFGVEGDYRGSEAELRDVLEDATRASGMDFEVTKHRELQKEAYPTHYVDIDIQYNAVLGHKNTTSLDVMIDEYVAFPSVSHRHSYEDVPEFELTAYSLEEIFAEKLRALYQRSQARDYYDLYRMSTETDVDDSVILPAFTRKCEHDGLDIDLRDGLPREKRDKIRDGWQNTLPDLVADLPEFNSVYDTLEDYISSIGDES, encoded by the coding sequence ATGATTTCCGAAGCGCAACTCCGACGGCTGGCCAGAGATCTGGATGTTCGCCTCGGCTACGCGGAGAAGAACTACGTTAATTCGTGGATCCTCTGGGCGATCTACACGAGCCAATACGGCGATAACCTGCTGTTCAAGGGCGGAACTGCGCTCAGTAAGTTGTACTTCCCGGAGACGTGGCGCTATTCGGAGGATCTTGATTTCGGTGTCGAGGGAGATTACCGGGGGAGCGAAGCGGAGTTGCGAGACGTGTTGGAAGACGCTACCAGAGCCTCCGGTATGGACTTCGAGGTGACCAAACACCGCGAGTTACAGAAAGAAGCGTATCCGACACACTACGTCGATATCGATATCCAGTACAACGCTGTGCTCGGTCACAAGAACACAACGAGTCTGGACGTTATGATCGATGAATACGTTGCGTTCCCCTCGGTAAGCCATCGTCACAGCTACGAGGATGTCCCGGAATTCGAGTTGACCGCGTACAGCTTAGAGGAAATTTTCGCAGAGAAGTTGCGAGCGCTCTATCAGCGATCACAGGCTCGGGATTACTACGATCTCTATCGGATGAGTACCGAGACTGACGTTGATGACTCGGTTATCCTTCCGGCATTCACGCGAAAGTGTGAACACGACGGTCTGGACATCGATCTCCGAGATGGACTTCCCAGAGAGAAACGGGATAAAATCCGTGACGGCTGGCAGAATACGCTCCCCGACCTGGTTGCGGATCTTCCCGAGTTCAACTCAGTCTATGACACGCTCGAAGACTACATCAGTTCGATAGGAGACGAATCGTAG
- a CDS encoding type IV toxin-antitoxin system AbiEi family antitoxin domain-containing protein, producing the protein MGSTNEEETQRKSLSTRESQALSRLASEGQQIITIGDIADVLDIPRKSAKDMAYTLKEKGWLERIAYGKYLILPLAAGENAVYTEHEFVIASALVEPMYIGYWCAMNHHGLTEQLSRTVYIVTTERAQEREIHGVTYRPVTVTEQKFFGYQPTAVGSNQVNISSIEKTLVDCADHPEFCGGIDELAKAMQNAAEVQCSWKRVVEYLRRVRNGAATKRIVYLADQLDIELPEYDEIVEDFTTGYPLLDPTKEAKGTRDSTYQLRLNVSPESFQPEDFS; encoded by the coding sequence ATGGGGTCAACAAACGAAGAAGAGACTCAACGAAAGAGTCTGTCGACACGTGAATCGCAGGCACTCTCACGGCTCGCAAGCGAGGGCCAGCAGATCATCACCATCGGTGATATCGCGGATGTCCTAGACATCCCTCGGAAGTCAGCCAAGGATATGGCGTATACGCTCAAGGAGAAGGGCTGGCTTGAGCGGATCGCGTACGGGAAGTATCTCATCCTGCCGCTCGCTGCGGGCGAGAACGCGGTCTATACCGAACACGAGTTTGTGATCGCGTCCGCACTCGTCGAGCCGATGTACATCGGGTACTGGTGTGCGATGAACCATCACGGGCTTACAGAGCAGCTGTCCCGTACTGTGTACATCGTGACGACAGAACGCGCCCAAGAACGCGAGATCCACGGGGTTACTTATCGACCGGTGACAGTTACTGAGCAGAAATTCTTCGGCTATCAACCGACTGCGGTCGGGTCTAACCAAGTGAATATTTCGAGTATCGAGAAAACGCTGGTCGATTGCGCTGACCATCCAGAGTTCTGTGGAGGCATCGACGAGCTTGCAAAGGCAATGCAGAACGCGGCAGAAGTGCAATGTTCCTGGAAGCGGGTCGTCGAGTATCTGCGGCGAGTCAGGAACGGTGCTGCGACGAAACGAATCGTCTACCTCGCCGACCAGTTGGACATCGAGCTTCCGGAGTACGACGAGATCGTTGAGGACTTCACGACTGGGTACCCGTTGCTTGATCCGACGAAGGAAGCGAAGGGCACCCGCGACAGCACGTACCAACTCCGCCTGAATGTCAGCCCCGAATCGTTCCAGCCGGAGGACTTCTCATAA